The genomic segment TTACAATTTTGTCAGGACTTCTGTCATCTACCCAGGAGCCTGATAATTCTAGGAAACCTAAGGTCCTACGTTCGGACTCTTTATTGTCGTGTGATAGGTAGTTCTCAATCATAAGAACAACCTCTTGGCTTATGGATCTGTGTTCCATTTCGGCTCTCCTTTTTAATGCTTCGTAGAGTCTATCGTCTATATCCCT from the Leptospira andrefontaineae genome contains:
- a CDS encoding FitA-like ribbon-helix-helix domain-containing protein, with amino-acid sequence MANLQVRDIDDRLYEALKRRAEMEHRSISQEVVLMIENYLSHDNKESERRTLGFLELSGSWVDDRSPDKIVKDIRSSRTKNTLGKDADELFD